GGTATGGACATGACCGGCTGCGATCTAAATCCGCTCGCCGTGCGGGGAGCGAGGGGGAATCTTCGCCATTTCGGCTATCCGGAGCATATCGTGACGCTCGGCGACATGAGAAATCTGTCCGGCTGCTATGACGCGGCAGTGCTGGACATGCCTTATAATCTGTGCTCGGTCCTTTCGCCGGCGGACACAAGAGAGATGCTGGAAGCGCTCCGCCGGTTGACCGGCCGCGCGGTCATTATTTCCACGCAGCCGGTAGAGGAGAGTATCGCCGCGGCCGGTTTTGAACTAAAGGGCGGCTGCACGGTGTCCAAAGGCACCTTCAAGCGTTCGCTGTGGCTGTGCCGTTAATATTGGCGGCGGTAGTCAATCACATTGCTCAACGGAGCGCCGGAAACCAAATAAGATTTCATATTTTCGGTAAAAATATCGACGAGGCGGTCGCTGTAATGATCGGTCAATCCGGCGACATGGGGAGTGATGATCACCTGCTTCATGTCCCACAGGGGATGATCTTCCGGCAGAGGTTCCGTTTCGAACACATCCAGTCCCGCGCCGCGAAGCCGTCCGTTCTCCAGCGCTTCGGTCAATGCCTCCGTATCGGTGGTGCCTCCACGGCCAATATTAATATAGTAGGAGCCCTCCTTAAAAGCGGAGAACACGGAGGCATCGAACAAATAGCGCGTCTCATCGGTGAGCGGGAGCGTGTTAATGACAAAATCGCCCTCGATCACGGCCTCTTTCAATCGGCTGGTCGTGTACATGGCGTCGAAGCCGGGCAGCGGATCGTCAATCCGGCGCACGCCTATGGTTCTCATCCCGAAAGCTTTGGCGATTCTCGCCGTTGCAGCTCCGATTTCGCCGGTGCCGGCAATGACAACTGTCTTGCCCGTCAGCTCGGTCTCGGTTTCATCCGAATTCCAGATATGGCGCTCCTGATTGCGGATGGCCGTATGCAGGTTGCGTACGAACATCAGCATAAATCCGAAGATGACCTGGGAGATGGGTTCGGCGTGTACGCCACTGGCGTTGGTCAGCACAATTCCCCGTTGTTCCAGCCGGTCAAGCGGCAGCTTCTCGACGCCCGCGGACCAAGCCTGCACCCAGCGGAGCGGCGTGCCTTCGCGAAGCAGGCAATCGGAGATTCCTTTTGCCCAGCCGATAACGATCTCCGCCTCGGCAAGAGCGTCAAGGTCCGGCTGCTTGGCGTCGCTGTGCACATAGGTATAGCCGGGAGCGGCCTTGCGGATCGCTTCCTCCTGTTCTTTCGTCAAAGACTGCAGACATACAATCGATTTTGCCAAAATGGTTCCCTCCCGACAAAGAATTTCTATATTTAAGAAACAAAATATTCTTTAAGAATATCAAAACCGCGAAGAAAGGTGAAATGACCATGAATGATGGAATGACGGACGGAATGACGGACGGCAAAAAAGACTTGGCTCCCGAGAGGCTGTTCACAGCGGTGAGATTATCCCCCGAACTTCGCGGAGCCGTGGGCGGCATGTGCCGCAGGCTGTCCAGGGAGCTTTCCTTTTCCAAGTGGGTCCATGAAGAGGACTACCATATTACGCTCCAGTTTCTGGGGGATACCGACTCGCGGGCCATTCCGGCGCTTGTATCGGCATTGAGGAAGGCCGCCGCGGACTTCGGGCCGTTCACTTTGTCGCTGCGTGAAGCGGGCGTCTTCGGGGCACCGGCTGCACCGCGCGTCCTGTGGGCGGGATTAGGCGGCGAGACGGACCGGCTGCGGGAACTGCAAGGCCGGATTGTGGCGGCCACGCTGCCGCTGGGATTTCGCGCGGAGGAGCGCGCTTACAAGCCTCATGTGACGCTCGCTCGCAAATACAGGGGAGAAGGGGCTTTCGCCCCCGGACAGCTTGATGAGCTCACACGGGAAGAGGCGGCATTGCATGCGTCCTGGAGAGTTAATCAATTGGTTCTTTTTGCAACTCGGATGCATAATAAACCGATGTATGATATTGTTGAAAAGATAACCATTTAAAAAAATAGGGGAAAAACATGTTCAAACCTCTCATTTTCGGTTACATATAGTTGGAATGTGCCTTAAAACTAGGAGGAATGACATGCACATATTCAAACAAAACCGCTGGGTGATGCCGCTGTTCGGCGTCATACTGGTGTGTTTCTCTGCGATAATTTTACTTTTGCCCAGTCAGGGCCGGAGCGGAGAGCGGGACAAGGTCCATATGGGCCGTTTGCAGTCGCCGCGGCTTTCGTCTGCGCCGGAGACCGGCGATATGGCCGTGAAAACGGCTAATAGGACCAAGCCGGCGGCGGAATCGGGCCTTGCACCCGAAGCCGCCATAGTCCGGCAGGTCCAGCTCAAGCTGTCCACCGTATACCGGGCACCCCGGTCCGCCTGGAAACCGGCGCTCGCCGCTGAATGGCTGAGCGCGAAAGAATGGAACCGAAAGGGTCGAGCCGCCTCGGCCGTAACGGTAAAGGGCGGAACCTTCGCAGCCGCCGCAATGAGAATCCCGCAGAGCGTCCACGAAGCGAGGCGGAAAGCGGCATCCGGGGCAGCGGCGGGTCAGCCTGCGGTCAAGAAGGCTGTCGTATCTCAGCAACATCCCCCCGCAATACTTTACTTCTCACGGAGCAGGCTGTTAAGCCGGGAAGAGCGAGACCAGGCGACCCGGAGCTACGCGGTATCCGAAGAAGATGTGCTTCTGCTGCAGAGAATCGTAATGGCAGAGGCGGAAGGCGAACCGTACGAGGGCAAGGTGGCAGTCGCCAACGTTGTTCTGAACCGGCTGCGGTCAGCCAATTTTCCCAATACAATTAAAAAAGTGATTTACCAAAGATTTCAGTTCAGCCCGGTAGCCAATGGGCGGCTGAACCGGGTCAAGCCGAATCGGGAGTCTGTCAGGGCGGTTGCCGCCGCGCTTACCGGAGTCAAGGCCGTCACCGACGATACCTATTATTTTCTTTCGCTTACGCTGGCCCAGGATCTTACCGTGCACCACTCCCGCACATTTTCCAGGAAAATCGGAAATCATAGCTTCTATAGATAGTTCATCTTTCTGTTATAGGGTAATCTAACTATATGAACAGAGGAGGGGAAATATTATGAAAGTTACCTACTACGGCCATTCCGCGCTGCTGGTTGAAGCTGCCGACGCCAAGATTATTATTGATCCGTTCTTG
This region of Paenibacillus sp. URB8-2 genomic DNA includes:
- the thpR gene encoding RNA 2',3'-cyclic phosphodiesterase, with the protein product MNDGMTDGMTDGKKDLAPERLFTAVRLSPELRGAVGGMCRRLSRELSFSKWVHEEDYHITLQFLGDTDSRAIPALVSALRKAAADFGPFTLSLREAGVFGAPAAPRVLWAGLGGETDRLRELQGRIVAATLPLGFRAEERAYKPHVTLARKYRGEGAFAPGQLDELTREEAALHASWRVNQLVLFATRMHNKPMYDIVEKITI
- a CDS encoding cell wall hydrolase, yielding MHIFKQNRWVMPLFGVILVCFSAIILLLPSQGRSGERDKVHMGRLQSPRLSSAPETGDMAVKTANRTKPAAESGLAPEAAIVRQVQLKLSTVYRAPRSAWKPALAAEWLSAKEWNRKGRAASAVTVKGGTFAAAAMRIPQSVHEARRKAASGAAAGQPAVKKAVVSQQHPPAILYFSRSRLLSREERDQATRSYAVSEEDVLLLQRIVMAEAEGEPYEGKVAVANVVLNRLRSANFPNTIKKVIYQRFQFSPVANGRLNRVKPNRESVRAVAAALTGVKAVTDDTYYFLSLTLAQDLTVHHSRTFSRKIGNHSFYR
- a CDS encoding D-2-hydroxyacid dehydrogenase — protein: MAKSIVCLQSLTKEQEEAIRKAAPGYTYVHSDAKQPDLDALAEAEIVIGWAKGISDCLLREGTPLRWVQAWSAGVEKLPLDRLEQRGIVLTNASGVHAEPISQVIFGFMLMFVRNLHTAIRNQERHIWNSDETETELTGKTVVIAGTGEIGAATARIAKAFGMRTIGVRRIDDPLPGFDAMYTTSRLKEAVIEGDFVINTLPLTDETRYLFDASVFSAFKEGSYYINIGRGGTTDTEALTEALENGRLRGAGLDVFETEPLPEDHPLWDMKQVIITPHVAGLTDHYSDRLVDIFTENMKSYLVSGAPLSNVIDYRRQY